In Thermoplasmata archaeon, the genomic stretch GACCGCGGTCTGCATCTGCTCGACCCGGGCCTGAGCCTTGGTAGCCTGCATCTCCGCAGCGAGCGACGGCGAGTCGGTGGTGCACAACCCCGCTTCGTTGTTCCAATCGTTGGGACAGACGTAGAGCTTGCATTTCGGGCAGATCTTGAAGTGGATCTTTGCCTCGTTGACGGCTTGAGCAAAGGCGTTGTCGTGCTCTTTGTGCCAGTCGGCGGACATGCCTCGGAACTGGCTCGCCCCTCCGGCGGCCTGACTCGCCCCTCCGAGTCCGCTTGAGAGGCTGCCGCCGGCGCTGCTCGCCGCGCTCCCGAGGGCGGAAAGACCCGAGCTGAGGAACCCGAACCGCCGGGAGGAGGCCGCGCTCTTGGAAGCGATGAAGCTAGAGTCGTATCCGCTCCCGCAGATGTCGCAGTGAAACTTCCACTGGAATCCCTTGTCGTTGCTCAAATCGTCGACGTTCTTCGGGTGGTCGAGCAGTGCCGTAGAAGTCACCCCGAGCGCGAATGGGCGGTCCACTATAAATTTCCAGCAGGCGGGTCCCCGTCAGTGCCCCTGGGCTTTCCAGTAATCCTTGAGCTTCGCCCCACACCGATCGCACTTCTTTGCGTCGAGGACCACCACTACCGCGCACGCCGGGCAGCGGTAGCGAACAACGGCATGGCACTTTTCGCAGACGTCGGTGTCGGGCCCGACGGGGCTCGCGCATTTCGGGCACGGGATTGTAAGGGGCTTCTTGCAGGAGTTGCAGACGGTCCAAGCGAGGTCGATGGGGGCGACGCAGTACGGACAGACCGGCACGAGTGGATGGGCCCGAGTGCAGAACGGGCAGACGACGGAGTCCTCGTCGACCAGCTGGCCGCAGAATCGACACGCTCTCTTGTACCCAGGCATCAGAACGGTATCTGAACGCAATACTAAAACCTCCTGCGTAGCCCCTCTGTGCCGAGTCTGGCACGCCAGTCGAACCGGTCGACCCCGGAGCTAAGCCACCCGAACCGCAGGGTCGTTTCCGCTGGATGGACCCCGTCCCATCGACCGAAATGCCTCGCGTGGGAAACCACCGGCGAACTTTCGAAAGGCCTCGAGGGGGGGCCCTAGCACTCTCGGTAGCCCAGAACCCGCCGCGGGTCAATCCGATATTCGGCTCGCAGGCCTTAATGCGGCCCGCCGCATGTATGGGTAGGTGGCCGACATGCAGAGCCATTCCTCTCCTTCAGCTGCGACGGGCGACGAGCGTCGATGGTTGCTTCCTCTGGCAGCGGTCATCTTGATCGCCTTTGTATTCGTAGTCACGATCGCGGCGTGGAGTCTATCGACTACCTCCAGCGGCTACGGCTGGATGATGGGCGGGAACTGGAGCTGGATGTGGGGAATCGGCGCGTTGATGATGGCGATACCGCTGGTATTCCTGGTTCTGCTGATCGCCTTGCTCCTCCGACCTCGGTCCCCGCAGCCCTGGGTCGTGTCGACGTCCACGCCTCCCGACCCCATCCTAGAGGTCCGGATGCGCTTCGCTCGGGGGGAGATTACGTCGGACCAGTACCGGCAGATGCTCGACGAGCTGCGCGCGACCCGCTGAGATCCAACCCCACCCCTTCGGGTCATGCCCGGCCCCGCATAGGTCTCTGCATCCATCCGGCGCGCCCGAAACCGCGATCGCTGCTCCGTCGGAACGGTCGGTGCGTGGCTCATCCGGCATCCCACACTCGCTATCCGGAAGAAGGATATCATTCCTCTATGCCTAAAAGATAAAATACGGCCAAGTCTACCGATCGCCCGAAGCGTGAGGATGGACGAGGATCGGAGACTGGACGCGATGCACGCGGAGGTCTGCAAAGTTTTTTCGAATCCCACCCGGATCTGCCTCCTCCGTCGCCTGAGGGATCGTGAGAGTTCGGTCGGAAGGCTCGCCAAGACGATGGGGATGAGCCAGCCCACGATATCCAAGCATCTGGCGCTCATGCGCGCCCGGGGGGTTCTCCGGTCGCGTCGAGAAGGGACTACGGTCTTCTACCGGGTGGAGAACCCCAAGGTCATGGAAGCGTTCGACCTGATGCGTGAGGTAATGGTCGAGCAGATCCGGGCCAACCGAAGGCTGCTCGAGCCAACTCCAAGAGGCAAGAACTCATGACGAAGGTGCTGATCACGGTGAACGATCCTCCCTACGGGACCGAACGGGCCTACAATGCCCTCCGGCTCGCAGCGAACCTGCTGAAGACCGATCCGACCGTTGAACTTCGAGTATTTCTGGTCGGCGACGCGGCTGCGTGCGCGAAAGCCGGCCAGTCCGTCCCGAAAGGCTACTACAACATCGAGACCATGGTGAAGGCGGTTGTCCTCCGCAACGGCGTGATCGGAGTCTGCGGGACCTGTATGGAGGGCCGGGGGATCAAGGACTCAGAGCTGGCCGCAGGCACCCGCCGGAGCAGTTTGGACGAGTGGACGGAGTGGACCCTGTGGGCCGATAGGACCCTGGTCTTCTGAACGTCCCACGGCGGAAGGGACGTGTCGGCGAGCATCGTGGTCCTCGGGGGCGGAGTGGGCGGCGTCGTTGCCGCCGTCGAGACGAAGAAGAACCTAGGAGACCGGGCCCGGGTCATCCTAATCGAGCGTAAGAAGAACTTCCAGTTCCCGCCCTCCTTCCCCTGGCTGGTAACGGGGTTCCGGGAGCCCTCTCAGGTTCAGCGACCGCTCGAATCGCTGCGATCGAAGGGCATCGAGGTGCGCGAGGCAGAGGTCAACGGCCTCGACGTACGGGCGAGGGTCGTCCACACCTCAGCCGGGAGTGTTCCCTTCGACCAGTTGATCATCGCGCTCGGTGCCGAGTATGACACCGAGCTCGTACCCGGGTACTCCCATTGGGCCCACCACATGTACGATCTCGATTCCGCCGTCCGAATGGGGGAGGCCGTCCGGTCGTTCTGGGGAGGCAAGATCCTCATCGGGATAGCGCGTCTTCCTTTCAAGTGCCCCGCGGCCCCTTATGAGATGGCATTCCTCCTCGACGATCTCTACCGTCGGCGCGGAATGAGAGACCGGGTCGAACTGGATCTGTTTTCCCCTGAGGGCAACCCCCTTCCCGCCGCCGGTCCCGAAAACGGAAGCCGAGTCGCGGAGATGCTCCGAGAGCGCGCAGTCTCCTATCACCCCAAGCGCAAGGTGCGGGAGATCGGCGAACGGACGGTCTGGTTCGAAGAAGGTGACTCTATCGCGTTCGATCTGCTCATCTGTATCCCGCCCCACCGTGCCCCGAAGGTAGTGGTCGAGGCGGGTCTGACGGACGGGTCGGGATGGGTTCCCGTCGACCCCCATACGCTCCGGACGAAGGAACCGGGCATCTACGCGGTGGGAGACATCACGGTCGTTCCCACCCCGCATGGGTACGTTCCTACTCTTCCCAAGGCAGGAGTATTCGCACACGGACAGGCGAAGGTCGTGGCCCACAACATTTCGGCCGAGGTTCGCGGCAGGCTCCATCCAGAGACATGGGACGGCGAGGGGGCTTGCTTTCTTGAAGTATCACGGGGGAAGAGTGCCTTCTTGAAGGGCAACTTTCTGGCCGAGCCTCATCCGGACCTCAACTTCCGGCCCCCAAGTGGTGTCTATCACATGCAGAAGATACTCTTCGAGAGGTATTGGATGCACCACTGGTTTTGATCGGCAGAGCGTATCCGGAATGCGACACAGGGACCACTCCGGATCATCCCTGTCCCGAAATCAGGGCATGCCTCGAACATCCTCGGAGACTACGCTCAAGAGATACTGAGTGCACTTTCCTCCGCAAGTCTGTCGGCTAATGCGAAGTCTGGGCGATCTATCGTATAGGCAGAAGTCCGGCCAACGACAGGCCCGCTGTCGCCCTGTCGATCGAAATGCCTAGCGTGGGAAACCCTCAGGTGGGCCCCCGAAACGCCACGGGCAGATTCCCTCATTTCCCGACGCACGGAACCGACCCTTTTCCCTCGATCTGTAGGGAGCTTGTCTAAGGCCGGGTCCGTCTCCGTGGACGTTCTCAAGCGATAATAGGCAGAGATCCGTACTGGGTGATTGAAATGGGTGACTTGGCCGGAAATCCCACGATTCCGTTGGCGGCGCGCCAGCTCGTTGATCAACAAAGACTAGGATTCGTCGCGACCATATGTAAGGATGGGAGTCCGAACCTTTCCCCTAAGGGGACGGTCTCGGTCTGGGATAATGATCATCTGGTCTTTGCCGATCTCGACTCCCCGGGAACGGTCGCCAATCTCGAGCGGGACGCGCGAGTCGAAGTCAATGTGGTCGACCCGGTTCTTCGCAAGGGATGGAGATTCAAAGGGCGGGCGGAGGTACTCCGTGGGGGCCCCCGATTTGAGCAAGGCCTTCGATTCTTCGAACGGGCGAAGTTGAGGGATGCGCCGAAACGGATCCGGTCGTTGGTCCTTGTCCGGGTCGAGAAGGCCGCCCCCCTCATTTCGCCGGCTTACTCGACCGGCCGTAGCGAGGCAGAGATTCGAACCGAATTCTGGAGCAGATACAAGCGGCTCTACGAACCCGGACCCCAGACAGGGACCAGCACGGTTCCACCGCAGGAAGGTGCGCGCTGAATCCAACCGGGGGGAATCCGATCTCTTCGAACGATTAGGTCGTGCCCACCGGTGCCAAGAGAGAATCCTTCAGCAACGCTGAGAACGGACCCGTTGATTCCCCTCAAATACTGAGTGCCGAATCCGCGTCGAATGGCATCTCGCGCGGTACTCGACTGGTTGCTTGAGGACGACCAGCCCGCGGTTCGCTATCTGGCGTTGCGAGATCTCCTCGGCAAGTCCGAGTCAGATCCCGATGTTCGGGCGGCGAAACGAGCGATAATCGAGCGCGGCTGGGCGGCCGACCTCCTCGCTGACCGGCAGCCCGGCGGCTGGTGGGTCGACCCGAAGAGCCTCTACCAGCCCAAGTACGTCTCCACCAACTGGAAGCTCCTCATTCTTTCCGACCTCGGTGTCGATCGAACGCTGCCGATGATCCGGACCTCCTCTGAGCTCTGGATGCGACGTTTCGCCACTCCGGATGGTTCGTTCGGGCCGGACGGTGGAACCAAGGGCCACCTATGCACCGCCGGCAACACAGCGCGCGCGCTGATCAAATTCGGATACGAGGACCATCCCGCGGTGCGCCGAACTCTCGATTGGCTGGTCGAGAACGCAAGTCACCTTGGAGGCTGGTCCTGTTGGGGATCTGGCCGGAACCTCGACTCTTGGGAGGGGCTCAGCGCGTTCGCAGCCTACCCCCGGGAGAAGTGGACGCCCGCCATGAAGGACCGGGTCGAGAAGGCGACAGAGTTCTTCTTGGAGCGGGAGCTTCATCGTCAGGGGGACCACTACGAACCTTGGTACCGCTTTCACTACCCCGTACACTACTACTACGATCTCTTGGTAGGACTCGATCTCCTGACGTCCCTGGGGTACTCGGACGACCGAAGGCTCCGATTCGCTCTCTCGGTCCTGAAGAAGAAACGCCGGAAGGACGGACGGTGGAACCTCGATGCCCTGCACCCGGATGTCGAAGGTGGTATGGCGGATTGGTTTCGGCAGCACCCCAAGCGGGCGCCGACACCGTTCGGACTGGAGATGCCGGCTAAGCCGAGCAAGATGATCACGCTGATCGCCCGGAGGGTGCTCGATCGAGTGGACGGGGTCACCGCGGCGCGCTGATCTCACTCCGCGCGGTTCTGTCCACACCGCAAGGCGGCTGCGCAGAACACGATTCCTCGGTATCGGCCCTTGAGAGCAGGACCGAGCTGAGACATTGGCCGGCCACTCGCGAAAACCACGCGCAAGAGGCAATGAAGGCACGTCCACCGATCAGTCAATCTTCGTTACCATGAGCGGGCGCTCTGATCGGGGAAGCCCGGGCGCACTGAGGCTTCAGCGGGTCTTCGCCTGAGTCTTGACCCAGTCCTCCCAGCCCAGGGTGGGTGCATCGATATCCATCTGCCAAAGGAGGGCATTGATCTCGCCCCGGTGCTGAAGTTCCTCCTCCACCAGATGCCAGAGCATGTCGCGAGTGATCATCGAGGTTCGGGTACTCTCGTCGCCCGGTATCCAGTGGAACGTG encodes the following:
- a CDS encoding zinc ribbon domain-containing protein; amino-acid sequence: MTSTALLDHPKNVDDLSNDKGFQWKFHCDICGSGYDSSFIASKSAASSRRFGFLSSGLSALGSAASSAGGSLSSGLGGASQAAGGASQFRGMSADWHKEHDNAFAQAVNEAKIHFKICPKCKLYVCPNDWNNEAGLCTTDSPSLAAEMQATKAQARVEQMQTAVRAQSQYDGDSTDRATICPVCGKPSGAGKFCNNCGAPLGFRVCPKCQHQNPSTVGFCGECGAKLG
- a CDS encoding zinc ribbon domain-containing protein — encoded protein: MPGYKRACRFCGQLVDEDSVVCPFCTRAHPLVPVCPYCVAPIDLAWTVCNSCKKPLTIPCPKCASPVGPDTDVCEKCHAVVRYRCPACAVVVVLDAKKCDRCGAKLKDYWKAQGH
- a CDS encoding metalloregulator ArsR/SmtB family transcription factor; its protein translation is MDEDRRLDAMHAEVCKVFSNPTRICLLRRLRDRESSVGRLAKTMGMSQPTISKHLALMRARGVLRSRREGTTVFYRVENPKVMEAFDLMREVMVEQIRANRRLLEPTPRGKNS
- a CDS encoding DsrE family protein, whose protein sequence is MTKVLITVNDPPYGTERAYNALRLAANLLKTDPTVELRVFLVGDAAACAKAGQSVPKGYYNIETMVKAVVLRNGVIGVCGTCMEGRGIKDSELAAGTRRSSLDEWTEWTLWADRTLVF
- a CDS encoding FAD/NAD(P)-binding oxidoreductase; translation: MSASIVVLGGGVGGVVAAVETKKNLGDRARVILIERKKNFQFPPSFPWLVTGFREPSQVQRPLESLRSKGIEVREAEVNGLDVRARVVHTSAGSVPFDQLIIALGAEYDTELVPGYSHWAHHMYDLDSAVRMGEAVRSFWGGKILIGIARLPFKCPAAPYEMAFLLDDLYRRRGMRDRVELDLFSPEGNPLPAAGPENGSRVAEMLRERAVSYHPKRKVREIGERTVWFEEGDSIAFDLLICIPPHRAPKVVVEAGLTDGSGWVPVDPHTLRTKEPGIYAVGDITVVPTPHGYVPTLPKAGVFAHGQAKVVAHNISAEVRGRLHPETWDGEGACFLEVSRGKSAFLKGNFLAEPHPDLNFRPPSGVYHMQKILFERYWMHHWF
- a CDS encoding prenyltransferase/squalene oxidase repeat-containing protein; translation: MASRAVLDWLLEDDQPAVRYLALRDLLGKSESDPDVRAAKRAIIERGWAADLLADRQPGGWWVDPKSLYQPKYVSTNWKLLILSDLGVDRTLPMIRTSSELWMRRFATPDGSFGPDGGTKGHLCTAGNTARALIKFGYEDHPAVRRTLDWLVENASHLGGWSCWGSGRNLDSWEGLSAFAAYPREKWTPAMKDRVEKATEFFLERELHRQGDHYEPWYRFHYPVHYYYDLLVGLDLLTSLGYSDDRRLRFALSVLKKKRRKDGRWNLDALHPDVEGGMADWFRQHPKRAPTPFGLEMPAKPSKMITLIARRVLDRVDGVTAAR